In Actinomycetota bacterium, the DNA window CCCACCCGAAGTACAGGCCCTCGGGGAGGATCACGAGGTTGCCGGCGAAGCGGTCACCGCCGATGTGCGAGCACTCCCAGGTCTCGGCCGGTCGCGCGACGCTGAGCGCCGCCGCGAGCGGCCGGCCGAACTCGGCGCAGCACGGGTCGTGCGCGCCGTTGGTGCAGACCAGGTACGGACCGCGGCTGACCGCCCGGCCCCCGACCGACCGGCCCGCCGCCAGCGGGGAGAGATCATGGTCGAGCAGCTCCGCGGGATCGTCGGCGGTCAGCCGCTCCACCCAGCACGCACGGGGCGTGGAGTGCGCCACGAAGCAGGTGACCGCGGCGCCGTCGTCGGCGGCGCGACCGTGGCGACGGATCAGGATCAGGCGGGCGCCGACCTGCCGCGCGCGGCGCCGCAGCTCCCAGCCGGTCGAGGGCTGCAGCCGGCTGTCGATGACCGCGTCGCGTCCCCAGGCTCCCGGCTGCTCGAGCGCGATCCAACGGCGCACACGCGAGGCCGTGGCCAGCAGCGGCTCCGCACGAGTCCGTGCC includes these proteins:
- a CDS encoding sucrase ferredoxin, with amino-acid sequence MRRWIALEQPGAWGRDAVIDSRLQPSTGWELRRRARQVGARLILIRRHGRAADDGAAVTCFVAHSTPRACWVERLTADDPAELLDHDLSPLAAGRSVGGRAVSRGPYLVCTNGAHDPCCAEFGRPLAAALSVARPAETWECSHIGGDRFAGNLVILPEGLYFGWVSPADAPEVVERYETGTIDLTHYRGRSCYPFAVQAAETFIRERLGLTAVGALRAIGRGRVDGDLHEITFATIDGRRVAATVRAHPDPEARRLTCRAAGRICPPRYELVDLQAPMTGSSDR